CGAGTCCGACCGACTTGGTTCCGCACGACACTTGCGAGAAGGAGTGGAATCCGGTTGTCTTCGGCGAATTGGAGTAATAGACGAAGATCCTTTTCCATTAATCCGAGCGCAAACCCAACGTCACGGTCATTCAAAATGTAGTCCGGGAATTTGTCTTCGGTTGCAGAGTTACGACCAGTGCTGACATTGAATATCTCGCACATTGTCTCAATGTCAAGCCCAATCTCCTGCCCGAGAATGATCGCTTCAGAGGTCGCGACCATGGCCGTATTCGAGAGATAGTTGTTGAGTAATTTCACTGCATGTCCGTAACCAGGGTCTTCTCCAATATGGAAAACGTTCGTTGCGAACGCTTCAAAAAACTCCTGACAAGCCTCAACCGTCGCTCGATCCCCACCCACCATAACAGTAAGATTTCCATTTTCTGCGCCAGTTGCGCCGCCACTGACTGGCGCTCCAAGGACTGCCACATTATCATTTGCAAGTTGGTCTGCTATCGATCGGGTCGTATCTGGTGTCGAAGTAGTGGTATCAATGATAACCGAATTCGGGCTAATTGTGGCTTCGAGTTCCGAAACCACTGCTCGTACCATCTCTGGATCCGGTAACGAGAGAAAGATCACTTCTGCTTTTTTTCCGACCTCCGAGGCTGAACTGGTTCCTGTAGCCCCTACTGATTCAACAGCACTAATTGCTTCTTGACGTTGATCAAAAACAAAGACCTCATTGTCGTTTTGAGCAAGATGTGTTGCCATTGATCCGCCCATTTGACCGAGTCCGATGAAGCCAAGGGCTGTCATGGATCACGAATCACAGTACCGGGATAAGAAGTTAGCGTCGGAAATTGCTACTAATAATCCTCGCGAGCACGGTCTAGTTAAGCCAGTTTGAGGAACGAGCAGGTCATTGAGTGAGTTGGTTAAGATGCTCGCAGACCTGCTCAGTGAGAGCTATGCGGCGGATTTAGGAGGATGGTGGGAGTGTGAGCGGACGGCGATGCCCGTCAAGGTGTTCTCCGTCCGGCTTCACGCGACTGGCTGTTCGCTTCGAAAGACACAAGAGGTTCTTCGCTTACTCGGCGTAACACGCTCTTATCAGGCAGTTTGGAACGGGGTACATCAGCTCTGACCGTGTGTCAGACCCGCTTGAGGCGCAGCCGACGCGGGTCGTGGTTGACGAGACCGCTGCCAAGATCAACGGCGACTGGTTTTGGGTGTACGCTACAATCGACACCGAGACAAAATTGATTCTCGACGTCGCGTTATTTGGTCGACGTGGCACTGATCTGGCGGCTGCATTTCTCCATCGGCTCAAGGAAAAACACGACTCTCCGAGGCTGAGTTTCTTGTTGACCAATTCGGATATCGGACTTCCCTTGCTCGAGTAGGATTGAGCGATCGGGTGGACTATACCGAGCGAAACCTGATCGAAAAGTGGTTTCACACGCTCAAAATGCGCATCGACCGCGTTCATAACTCGTGGGTGGGCAGTCGGTCAAGCGCCACGAATGGCGTGAACAGTTTATGCACTACTACAACCGTCAGAGGCTGCACCAAGCTCTCGATAGAAAGACACCGATTGAGGAGGCGCTAAACTAGACAGTGCCCCTCAAACTATAGGTTTAGTAGCTACCAATAGTTATAGCGGAATATGGGGTATCACCTTGTCAACGCTGAAGAACTTGGGCAGTGGGACGATCGCCCAACAGACGTTCGCTCATTGAGTGTTGCAGCCGGGTACGACTACCAAGACTCGAAGCTCGGTCTTCGCGTCTATGAACTCTCTCCCGGTGAGCAATCGGGACTAAGCTATCACTATCACGATGAACAAGTCGAAGCGTTCTACGTGCTCGAGGGGACACTGCACGTCGAGACGCCCGACGACGAGTACGTCGTCGAATCTGACCAAGCGCTGTTTGTCGATCCTGGAAGTCCACAGCGGGCATTCAATCCCGAGTCCGCAGATGGTCCGGTTCGTGTGCTCGCTATCGGCGCACCATCCGTCGATGATGCGCATGAATACGAGCCGTCGACTGACGCTTGATGTCCCCACTGATCGGTATAACTAACTCCCGCACTGAGAGCAGTGTTGACTCTCTGTGCGAGTGTTTGTGAGCTGTGACCTTGTACAATATTAGCCGACGTACAAATGCGCGTGTTGTACAAGAGGATTATAGATGTACCGCTGAGGTCGCTAATTGAGGACCGTCACGTCGAACTTTCCACGCCAGTGGTATCACCGGCCACCCCAAACGAGCGTCTGACGAGCGAGCGCGTATACAACCAGAGGTACGAACACAAATACCACCGGATAGCCCAACAGGACTGTCCAGCGACGAACACCTAGAATCGTGTTGACGACGAGATGCACTACTGCCAAGAGGACTGCCGTCGGGACTGGAGCCACGATTGCACCGACGAGGATCAACGACAACACGAGAAACGTTCCGGCGATCGCCCCAGGGACCTGCCACTGGAGGATATGTATCCATTGACTGGGCGCTCGATCGCCTCTCAG
The genomic region above belongs to Halalkalicoccus sp. NIPERK01 and contains:
- a CDS encoding NAD(P)-dependent oxidoreductase, which translates into the protein MTALGFIGLGQMGGSMATHLAQNDNEVFVFDQRQEAISAVESVGATGTSSASEVGKKAEVIFLSLPDPEMVRAVVSELEATISPNSVIIDTTTSTPDTTRSIADQLANDNVAVLGAPVSGGATGAENGNLTVMVGGDRATVEACQEFFEAFATNVFHIGEDPGYGHAVKLLNNYLSNTAMVATSEAIILGQEIGLDIETMCEIFNVSTGRNSATEDKFPDYILNDRDVGFALGLMEKDLRLLLQFAEDNRIPLLLASVVRNQVGRTRNQYSETGDMTDVYDYLCDVMTTTDTGK
- a CDS encoding cupin domain-containing protein, encoding MGYHLVNAEELGQWDDRPTDVRSLSVAAGYDYQDSKLGLRVYELSPGEQSGLSYHYHDEQVEAFYVLEGTLHVETPDDEYVVESDQALFVDPGSPQRAFNPESADGPVRVLAIGAPSVDDAHEYEPSTDA